In Ipomoea triloba cultivar NCNSP0323 chromosome 15, ASM357664v1, one genomic interval encodes:
- the LOC116006465 gene encoding uncharacterized protein LOC116006465 has protein sequence MLSVMSNKGFDSDRRNDAVAVPDLRASTASSSGAVNDGVSSVSTHSGDARASEDVENAGGMDLDRGVSLVSDDSAIRNEDRKLNAERKKLGSEVVSSVVNLEDKGGTELIRGFGNSIIDVGHSKIAERSNGTERNSVVSEYDLMLSKFDDFAANGRRWTVGLGFEMGDMVWGKVKSHPWWPGHIFNEAFATTTVQRSRKDDHILVAFFGDSSYGWFEPSDLVPFDSNFHEKSQQTNLRSFTKAVEEAVEELSRRCALGLLCRCRQADNFRPLSDEGSFQVDLSDTETNFIYTASQIKKARENFHPRETLTFAKKLALTPMSCDYGNINFIKNRATAIAYRKAVFAPHDPTYAEAFGAHVPKHLQQTQSTAQPSKGPQRASLSGRLISMEAMGKGKTSVRHNKAASQTEKDRYLFKRRDEPENLKSRKVAEVQAGSSSQPIHVDSSVCLGKGSSASVTDNTKSTSIEELKQPLKQDAAVGELHRSGQVQDCVGEMHISVPTEAKPQGEGFRVRSHGGAQKVKNRKRAASDTSSETNQLLEKKKRKKKKILSTNEGSNFVEKQVGGGVERIVNQKFEGDSVPVPSGTKEDIQMDNQQKGDGASISSHEQAVSQQAIGIKSVELELPQVLCDLQTLALNPFHGMERSCPTTTRTVFLRFRSLVFQKSLASSPGENESNQVPSSKLPAIAPASDGAPAERIREAAPVKMPPKPSVRPDDPTRGGRKRSPSDRQEELSAKKKKKMNDLKQLAAEKKAPQRASEVPKSDNKEMVTKMSSSIPTKLSKPEVSKRIEHSPRVPEPTMLIMKFPPNGALPSIPELKAKFARFGPLDHSATRVFWKSSTCRLVYRYKHHAESALKFAESSTNLFGNTDVKCALREAEAAETSGAKVSREDSSALGGSHSQSKDLVIDRLPPASRVTQVQLQQPVQLKSCLKRPPGEEAAGNGNNRGTRVKFDLGGEDSSRGELSMSNDSKNTKTAIAASSSSSDTNVKNFSKVIPPSPSPAQFQNPPITTNVHLPEVKMPHRNMHNFNTHPSSSAPPLATSTADIDISQEMISLLTMCHEVVINVTNVLGFPPYRPL, from the exons ATGTTATCAGTGATGAGCAACAAAGGGTTCGATTCAGATCGCAGAAACGACGCCGTCGCTGTTCCCGATCTTAGGGCGTCCACTGCCTCGAGCTCCGGTGCTGTAAATGATGGGGTGAGCTCGGTTTCGACTCACTCGGGAGACGCTAGGGCTTCTGAGGACGTCGAGAATGCTGGCGGTATGGATTTGGATAGGGGTGTTAGTTTAGTTAGTGATGATAGTGCAATTAGAAATGAAGATAGAAAATTAAATGCGGAGAGGAAGAAATTGGGTTCTGAGGTGGTATCGAGTGTAGTTAATTTAGAGGACAAGGGTGGAACAGAACTGATTCGCGGGTTTGGAAATAGTATAATCGATGTTGGGCATAGTAAGATTGCTGAAAGGAGTAATGGAACCGAGAGGAACTCTGTTGTTTCCGAATATGACCTAATGCTTTCCAAGTTTGACGATTTTGCAGCCAATGGGAGGCGATGGACTGTTGGTTTGGGTTTTGAAATGGGGGATATGGTTTGGGGAAAAGTGAAGTCTCACCCATGGTGGCCAGGCCACATTTTCAATGAGGCATTTGCAACCACTACAGTTCAAAGAAGTAGGAAGGATGATCATATATTAGTTGCTTTCTTTGGTGATAGCAGCTACGGGTGGTTCGAACCATCCGACCTTGTACCCTTTGACTCTAATTTTCATGAGAAATCTCAGCAAACCAATTTGAGGTCTTTCACCAAGGCTGTCGAAGAAGCTGTTGAAGAATTGAGCAGGAGGTGTGCTCTAGGTTTGCTTTGTAGGTGCAGGCAGGCGGACAATTTTCGACCTCTCTCTGATGAAGGTTCTTTCCAAGTCGATTTGAGTGACACTGagacaaattttatttatactgCCAGCCAGATTAAAAAAGCCAGGGAAAATTTTCATCCCAGAGAGACTCTTACCTTTGCCAAGAAATTAGCTCTCACACCTATGAGTTGTGACTATGGGAATATCAACTTTATAAAAAACAGGGCTACTGCTATAGCTTATAGAAAGGCAGTCTTTGCACCTCATGACCCTACATATGCAGAAGCTTTTGGTGCTCATGTACCTAAACACTTGCAACAAACACAGTCAACTGCTCAACCATCAAAGGGGCCACAAAGAG CTTCTCTGAGTGGCAGACTAATTTCTATGGAAGCCATGGGTAAGGGAAAAACTTCAGTGAGACATAACAAGGCTGCAAGTCAGACTGAGAAAGACAGATACTTGTTTAAGCGCAGAGATGAACCTGAGAACCTGAAAAGCCGCAAAGTTGCTGAGGTGCAAGCAGGTTCCTCTAGCCAGCCTATTCATGTAGACAGCTCTGTTTGTTTGGGGAAAGGTTCTTCTGCTAGTGTAACTGATAATACGAAATCCACTTCTATTGAAGAACTAAAGCAACCTCTGAAGCAAGATGCTGCTGTAGGGGAATTACATAGAAGTGGACAAGTTCAAGATTGTGTTGGTGAAATGCATATTTCAGTTCCTACTGAAGCAAAACCTCAGGGTGAAGGATTTAGAGTGCGTTCTCATGGTGGGGCACAAAAGGTAAAGAATCGTAAACGTGCTGCAAGTGACACAAGTTCTGAAACCAATCAattgttggagaagaagaagagaaagaagaagaaaattttaagcACGAATGAGGGCTCTAATTTTGTGGAGAAGCAAGTAGGAGGTGGTGTAGAAAGAATTGTGAATCAGAAATTTGAAGGAGATTCAGTGCCAGTACCTTCAGGTACTAAGGAAGATATTCAGATGGACAATCAGCAAAAGGGTGATGGAGCAAGCATCTCCTCACATGAGCAGGCAGTTTCTCAGCAAGCAATAGGGATTAAAAGTGTTGAACTTGAACTCCCTCAAGTACTATGTGATTTGCAAACTCTTGCTCTTAATCCCTTCCATGGAATGGAAAGAAGTTGTCCTACAACTACACGGACAGTCTTTTTGCGTTTTCGTTCGCTTGTATTTCAGAAGAGCTTGGCATCATCACCAGGTGAAAATGAATCAAATCAAGTTCCTTCCAGTAAATTACCTGCCATTGCACCTGCTTCTGACGGTGCACCTGCTGAGCGAATTAGAGAAGCAGCTCCTGTGAAGATGCCACCAAAACCTTCTGTGAGGCCTGATGACCCTACAAGGGGAGGTCGGAAGCGTAGCCCATCAGATAGGCAGGAGGAACTTTCTgccaaaaagaagaaaaaaatgaatgatTTGAAGCAATTGGCTGCAGAAAAGAAGGCTCCCCAGAGAGCTTCTGAAGTGCCAAAGAGTGATAACAAGGAAATGGTCACCAAAATGTCATCTTCAATTCCAACTAAACTGTCCAAGCCTGAGGTCAGCAAGAGGATAGAGCATTCACCAAGGGTGCCGGAGCCCACCATGCTGATCATGAAGTTCCCTCCAAATGGGGCTCTTCCATCTATTCCCGAGCTCAAAGCAAAGTTTGCCCGCTTCGGGCCCCTTGACCATTCTGCTACACGGGTTTTCTGGAAGTCCTCAACCTGCCGTCTTGTGTATCGGTACAAGCATCATGCTGAGTCTGCACTTAAATTTGCGGAGAGTAGCACGAATCTGTTCGGTAACACAGATGTGAAGTGCGCCCTGCGCGAAGCTGAGGCAGCCGAGACTAGTGGTGCCAAGGTGTCGAGGGAAGACAGTTCTGCTCTTGGAGGTTCACACTCACAGTCAAAAGATTTGGTGATTGATAGGCTGCCCCCAGCAAGTAGGGTGACGCAGGTGCAGCTGCAGCAGCCAGTGCAGCTGAAATCATGTCTGAAACGTCCCCCAGGCGAGGAAGCAGCAGGGAATGGTAACAATAGAGGTACTCGTGTAAAATTTGATTTGGGTGGAGAAGATAGTAGTAGAGGCGAGCTGTCGATGTCAAATGATAGTAAGAACACCAAAACTGCTATTGCtgcatcatcatcttcttctgaTACTAATGTCAAAAATTTCTCAAAGGTTATTCCTCCATCACCTTCTCCTGCTCAATTTCAAAACCCACCAATTACTACTAATGTGCACTTGCCAGAAGTGAAGATGCCTCATAGAAATATGCATAATTTTAACACCCATCCTTCTTCATCTGCTCCTCCACTGGCTACTAGTACCGCGGATATTGATATTTCCCAAGAGATGATAAGCCTTCTCACAATGTGCCATGAGGTTGTGATCAATGTGACAAACGTACTGGGCTTCCCACCTTACCGTCCCCTTTAA